A single genomic interval of Oncorhynchus mykiss isolate Arlee chromosome 13, USDA_OmykA_1.1, whole genome shotgun sequence harbors:
- the LOC110486062 gene encoding C-reactive protein yields the protein MELQTWLLMVFTCCYAVPQDMSGKQIIFPVKSNTAYVKITPDMNKIFFAVTVCVRFFTDYQTKELTIFSLATPSHADGFVIFRGDGGNYRVYIGDQGIYFWGLPDKMNEWNSVCGTWDASTGLTQLWVNGKPSARKALQAGSSISGTPSIILGQDQDAYVGGFDVYDSFYGHETDVHMWDRVLSPCEIQSYMKGEVLSPGNVVNWNALKYTRHDYVVVERMQNLTC from the exons ATGGAGCTGCAGACATGGCTCCTGATGGTCTTTACGTGCTGCTATGCTGTGCCACAAG ACATGTCAGGGAAGCAAATCATTTTCCCAGTGAAGTCAAACACCGCCTATGTCAAGATAACCCCTGACATGAACAAAATCTTCTTTGCTGTGACTGTCTGCGTTCGATTTTTCACCGACTACCAGACAAAGGAGCTGACCATTTTCTCATTGGCCACGCCTTCTCATGCTGATGGTTTTGTAATCTTCAGGGGAGATGGGGGAAATTACAGGGTGTACATTGGGGACCAAGGTATCTATTTCTGGGGATTGCCAGACAAAATGAACGAGTGGAACTCTGTTTGTGGGACGTGGGATGCCAGCACAGGATTGACTCAACTGTGGGTGAATGGGAAGCCAAGTGCAAGGAAAGCGCTCCAAGCCGGCAGCTCCATCTCTGGTACTCCCAGTATTATTTTAGGTCAGGACCAAGATGCATACGTTGGTGGGTTTGATGTGTATGACTCCTTTTACGGACATGAGACTGATGTCCACATGTGGGACAGAGTGCTCTCCCCATGTGAGATCCAAAGCTACATGAAGGGGGAGGTGTTATCTCCAGGGAATGTGGTAAACTGGAACGCACTAAAATACACAAGGCATGACTATGTGGTTGTTGAGAGGATGCAGAACCTGACCTGTTAA